Proteins found in one Gemmatimonadaceae bacterium genomic segment:
- a CDS encoding carboxypeptidase-like regulatory domain-containing protein, whose protein sequence is MDCSSWLPVARRSSLGRGALAARLSLVVGLLGALLTGRPASAQVLLNTGTITGVVRAAPTNVALPYAVIAIGQVGIERFSGADGRYVLTQVPAGSFQLQVRRIGFVPQTFTVTVTAGATTTLDITLVQVPVRLTAMLVRPVEPCLKPGLPDPKKEPGIATLVGLLRENADTYRTLVQQHPYAYAIYRALGSTLGDSARVTNIAAERIDGIRAVRYKPGKVVSTERGQSTMQLPTVLDLSDKAFIENHCFHYRGTSQQNGATWFSLEVRAAEKIKSPDVHGIFWLDSATAQLRRMELELSKPDKLPSQLRTIQAVAVRTTFLEIAPGLSVVDDVCAINFLRNARTQMPHPLELQHVQAVAFTATAPPDVPPRREFPNPTWIAGGRMKISELSCSEIAR, encoded by the coding sequence ATGGATTGCTCTTCTTGGCTGCCCGTCGCACGGCGGTCCTCGCTGGGCCGGGGGGCGTTGGCCGCACGGCTCAGTCTGGTCGTTGGCCTGCTGGGCGCCCTCCTCACGGGACGCCCCGCCAGCGCCCAGGTGCTCCTCAATACCGGGACCATCACCGGCGTCGTCCGCGCGGCGCCCACGAACGTCGCGCTGCCCTATGCCGTGATCGCCATCGGCCAGGTCGGCATCGAGCGCTTCTCGGGCGCGGACGGGCGATACGTTCTCACGCAGGTACCCGCCGGCAGCTTTCAGCTGCAGGTGCGGCGCATTGGCTTCGTGCCGCAGACGTTCACCGTCACCGTGACCGCCGGCGCCACCACGACGCTCGATATCACACTCGTGCAGGTGCCGGTCCGCCTCACCGCCATGCTGGTGCGTCCGGTCGAACCGTGCCTCAAGCCCGGCCTGCCCGATCCCAAGAAAGAACCGGGGATCGCCACCTTGGTCGGGCTGCTGCGTGAGAACGCCGACACGTATCGCACGCTCGTCCAGCAGCATCCCTACGCCTACGCGATCTATCGCGCCTTGGGCTCCACCCTGGGCGATTCGGCGCGAGTGACGAACATCGCCGCTGAGCGCATCGATGGCATTCGCGCCGTTCGCTACAAGCCCGGCAAGGTGGTCAGCACGGAGCGGGGGCAGAGCACGATGCAGTTGCCCACGGTGCTCGATCTCAGTGACAAGGCGTTCATTGAGAACCACTGCTTCCATTATCGCGGCACCAGTCAGCAGAACGGCGCGACCTGGTTCTCCCTTGAAGTGCGTGCCGCCGAGAAGATCAAGTCGCCCGACGTGCACGGCATCTTCTGGCTCGACAGCGCGACCGCACAGCTGCGTCGGATGGAGCTCGAGCTGAGCAAGCCGGACAAACTGCCCAGCCAGCTGCGCACGATTCAGGCGGTGGCCGTGCGCACCACATTCCTGGAGATTGCCCCCGGCCTCTCGGTGGTTGATGATGTGTGCGCCATCAATTTCCTGCGCAACGCGCGCACGCAGATGCCGCACCCGCTCGAACTGCAGCACGTCCAGGCCGTCGCCTTCACCGCCACCGCGCCGCCCGACGTTCCCCCGCGCCGCGAATTCCCCAATCCCACCTGGATCGCCGGCGGCCGCATGAAGATCAGCGAACTCTCCTGCAGCGAAATCGCGCGCTGA